In Trichoderma asperellum chromosome 1, complete sequence, a single window of DNA contains:
- a CDS encoding uncharacterized protein (EggNog:ENOG41~TransMembrane:11 (o45-65i127-145o151-174i186-205o225-246i309-329o341-361i368-386o406-424i436-457o469-486i)), with the protein MATDLKREETARDSIHDLKHDGAAAEAIEAIRAEHELTFTEALRLYPKAIAWSGFVSIGVIMLAFDPQLIGNLYSTPQFARDFGHLYKGDWVIEASWQTALSMGNPVGQVVGAIFAAYPMDYFGRKLTFAACVILTAGIVFIQFFSKTLSVLLAGELLAGLVLGMFVVIAPAYASEVCPTALRGHLTSFVNLCFVIGQLLGNGVTAGTSKLNNHWAYKIPFLLQWFWVLVILPGVAFIPESPWWLVRKNRLEDAEKSLKRLASPEVNVQATLAFIVETDRLEQELEAGSTYLDIFKGDNWRRTEISMGVYCTQVLSGIYLINYGTFFFQQAGLATDKAFDMSVGFLAVGFVGTLVSWVLLIKFGRRTLFVMGLAWLVVLQFVIGILDCIPGRPSGAIWAESSLMLIWNFFYDISIGPVCFVLLGECSATRVRSKTIAAATAAQGVLGIVMTVAIPYMINPEQANLQGKLGFFFGGLALLCLIWSYFRVPETMGRTYEELDLLFDRKVPARQFKGYKLEGAVSTGAA; encoded by the exons ATGGCCACTGATCTCAAGCGGGAAGAGACTGCACGAGACTCCATTCATGACTTGAAGCACGATGGAGCTGCCGCCGAAGCCATCGAGGCTATTCGTGCTGAGCACGAGCTCACTTTCACCGAAGCGCTGAGACTGTATCCCAAGGCAATTGCGTGGTCTGGATTTGTATCCATTGGTGTCATCATGCTGGCCTTTGACCCTCAGCTTATCGGAAACCTCTACTCAACGCCTCAATTCGCTCGCGACTTTGGACACTTGTACAAGGGAGAC TGGGTGATTGAAGCTTCTTGGCAGACTGCTCTCTCCATGGGCAATCCTGTAGGCCAGGTAGTTGGTGCCATTTTTGCTGCGTATCCCATGGACTACTTTGGGCGAAAACTCACCTTTGCAGCCTGTGTCATTCTCACTGCtggcatcgtcttcatccaaTTCTTCTCCAAGACTCTCAGCGTCCTTCTTGCTGGAGAGCTCCTCGCTGGCCTTGTGTTGGGTATGTTTGTCGTCATTGCTCCGGCCTATGCCTCTGAAGTCTGTCCCACGGCACTTCGTGGCCATCTCACATCTTTTGTCAACCTTTGTTTCGTCATTGGCCAGCTTCTTGGAAACGGTGTCACCGCTGGCACATCCAAGCTGAACAACCACTGGGCCTACAAAATCCCTTTTCTCCTCCAATGGTTCTGGGTTCTCGTCATTCTTCCTGGTGTTGCATTCATCCCTGAAAGTCCTTGGTGGCTCGTCCGCAAGAACCGTCTAGAGGACGCTGAAAAATCTCTAAAAAGGCTGGCATCCCCTGAGGTCAATGTCCAGGCAACCCTAGCCTTCATTGTCGAAACAGATCGCCTAGAACAAGAGCTTGAGGCCGGCAGCACATACCTGGACATCTTCAAGGGCGACAACTGGCGCCGGACTGAAATTTCAATGGGTGTTTACTGTACACAAGTTCTCAGCGGCATCTACCTCATCAATTATGgtacctttttcttccagcaGGCTGGTCTAGCCACTGACAAAGCTTTTGATATGTCCGTCGGCTTTTTGG CTGTTGGATTCGTGGGAACTCTCGTCTCTTGGGTTCTCTTGATCAAATTCGGCCGACGAACGCTTTTTGTCATGGGCTTGGCGTGGCTCGTCGTCCTTCAGTTCGTCATCGGTATTCTCGACTGCATTCCTGGTCGCCCTTCTGGTGCCATTTGGGCAGAGTCGTCACTGATGCTTATCTGGAACTTTTTCTACGACATCTCCATTGGTCCCGTCTGTTTCGTCTTGCTTGGAGAATGCTCAGCTACTCGTGTCCGTTCAAAAACCATCGCCGCCGCTACTGCCGCTCAGGGAGTCTTGGGCATCGTCATGACTGTGGCTATTCCATACATGATCAACCCGGAACAAGCCAATCTACAGGGCAAgctgggcttcttctttggtggCCTTGCACTTCTTTGCCTCATCTGGTCATACTTTCGCGTGCCTGAGACTATGGGTCGCACTTACGAAGAGCTGGATCTCCTCTTCGACAGGAAAGTTCCTGCACGCCAGTTCAAGGGCTACAAGTTGGAAGGCGCTGTATCAACGGGCGCTGCATAA